One stretch of Lodderomyces beijingensis strain CBS 14171 genome assembly, chromosome: 3 DNA includes these proteins:
- a CDS encoding 40S ribosomal protein eS27 gives MVLVKDILHPNPETVKKEYKLKKLVQQPNSYFIDIKCPGCYNIVTIFSHAQTAVTCEKCSNLLCTPTGGKAKLAEGSSFRRK, from the coding sequence ATGGTTTTAGTTAAAGATATCTTGCACCCCAATCCAGAGACAGTGAAGAAAGAATACAAGCTCAAGAAACTCGTCCAGCAACCAAACTCATACTTTATCGACATCAAATGTCCCGGCTGCTACAACATCGTCACTATATTCAGCCACGCGCAAACCGCGGTAACTTGCGAAAAGTGCTCGAATTTGTTGTGCACTCCCACGGGAGGCAAGGCTAAATTAGCTGAAGGCTCGTCATTCAGAAGAAAATAA
- a CDS encoding 60S ribosomal protein uL30 gives MATYSNKEKRKVIYDRAAKYHKEYTDAERSVIKAKRDAKAAGSYYVDAQPKLVFVVRIKGIMKIPPKPRKVMQLLRLTQINAGVFVRLTKATSELLKLAEPYIAYGYPSLATIRQLVYKRGYGKVNKQRIALSDNAIIEANLGKYDILSVEDLIHEIYTVGPNFKQVNNFLWPFKLSNPTGGFRSRKFQHFIQGGDTGNREEFINALVKQMN, from the exons ATGGCTACGTAT tctaacaaggaaaagagaaaggtCATTTACGACAGAGCTGCTAAGTACCACAAGGAATACACTGATGCTGAGAGATCAGTCATCAAGGCCAAGAGAGACGCTAAAGCTGCTGGCTCATACTACGTTGACGCTCAACCAAAGTTGGTCTTTGTTGTCAGAATCAAGGGTATTATGAAGATCCCACCAAAGCCAAGAAAAGTGATGCAATTGTTGAGATTGACCCAAATCAATGCTGGTGTTTTCGTCAGATTGACCAAGGCCACTTCGGAATTGCTTAAATTGGCTGAACCATACATTGCTTACGGTTACCCATCATTGGCTACCATCAGACAATTGGTTTACAAGAGAGGATACGGTAAGGTCAACAAGCAAAGAATTGCCTTGTCCGACAATGCCATCATTGAAGCCAACTTGGGTAAATACGACATTTTGTCCGTTGAAGACTTGATCCACGAAATCTACACCGTTGGACCAAACTTTAAGCAAgtcaacaactttttgtGGCCATTCAAGTTGTCCAACCCAACCGGTGGTTTCAGATCAAGAAAATTCCAACACTTTATCCAAGGTGGTGACACTGGTAACAGAGAAGAGTTCATCAATGCTTTGGTTAAGCAAATGAACTAA